The genome window TGATCGCGGACCTGGGCAGCCGGAACGGGACTTACGTCAACGATCATCCAATCGGCGACGAGCCCGCCCCGCTGCTGCCGGGTGACCGCATCCGGCTCGGACGATCGGTTTTCGTCTTCGAGGGGGGAGAACCCGGAGAGCGCGCCGATGATCTGCAGGCGCCGGCCTCCCTCTTCCGGGCGGACCAGTTGCCGTACACGATGGCGGGCGGGACACCCGCCGTGAAGCCTGAGGATACCGACGGACGGCTGCTGAAACTCACGGAACTGAGCAAGGAAGTCATGACGGCCCGCAGCGAGGCCGAGCTGGGAGACCTCGTGACGGGGAGCCTGCTGGAATGGCTGGAGGCGGACTGCTGCGCGATCGTCCATCCCGTCGAGACCGGGGATGGCTACGATTTCGAAATCCGGACGCTGGCCTCCCGGCCCGGTTACGAAGACCGCTCGATTTCGATCAGCACGACGGCGGTGAAACAGGCCCTGGAAAACCGGATGGCCTCTATCACTTCGAACGCCCCGGGGGACGAGCGGTTCAGGGACCGGCAGAGCGTGATCGTCCGCCGGCTGGTGTCCATACTGTGCGTGCCCCTGTGGCATGAAGACCGGGTGTTCGGCCTGCTTTACCTGGATTCCGCGGATCCGGCCGTGGAGTTCACCGTGGACCATCTCGGCCTGTCCAGCGCGGTGGCCAACCTGACCGCCATCAAGACCGACAACCTGCGCCTCTTCGACGCCGCCGTGGCCAAAAGCGCACTGGACAAGGAACTGGCCCTGGCGGGCGAGATCCAGGCCGGGCTGCTGCCGGGAGAAAGCTATGCCTTCAACACGCTGGCCTGCGCGGGCGCCCATGTGTCCTGCGAGGAGATCGGCGGGGACTATTACGACTTCATTCCTTATGGCGAGGATGTCCTGA of Gemmatimonadota bacterium contains these proteins:
- a CDS encoding SpoIIE family protein phosphatase → MPYLKLLHAKAPQVHVLSRDVTTLGRSGEADIAIGGDRGVSKLHARIETEASGYVIADLGSRNGTYVNDHPIGDEPAPLLPGDRIRLGRSVFVFEGGEPGERADDLQAPASLFRADQLPYTMAGGTPAVKPEDTDGRLLKLTELSKEVMTARSEAELGDLVTGSLLEWLEADCCAIVHPVETGDGYDFEIRTLASRPGYEDRSISISTTAVKQALENRMASITSNAPGDERFRDRQSVIVRRLVSILCVPLWHEDRVFGLLYLDSADPAVEFTVDHLGLSSAVANLTAIKTDNLRLFDAAVAKSALDKELALAGEIQAGLLPGESYAFNTLACAGAHVSCEEIGGDYYDFIPYGEDVLTVTIADVTGHGPSSALLMVACKTMLTTLIDIGVPLVERVGRLNDYILHHSSVSQFITFFHADIDTGANTLRYCNAGHNPPMLLSQDGPVQKLHAAAPPLGIADVSFEVESVRFESGTRLVMYTDGVTEAANAEGDLYEEQRLESLLTKHRGQDAGALKDTVMAAVFGFSSESRQCDDVTLAVVEHTGA